In the Topomyia yanbarensis strain Yona2022 chromosome 3, ASM3024719v1, whole genome shotgun sequence genome, one interval contains:
- the LOC131693893 gene encoding transmembrane protease serine 9-like: MFSLVVTATIAIVTFGGRFLLINASQQATPGQFTYQASLRKGDDQFVCSAVIIQCQLLLTAAHCTVGEDPNEFQVVVGTIFSTGTDGTAYKVARFIEHDNYNASTNEFDIALIKTSVIIDFNSFVLPVPIPPNINYDHFPGVTVSGWKLLNGSIAEKLQYTEMKVNLLTESTANQPYRNYVQTDGSSCPIVSNGEPLVNNGFLVGIGGGLPCSIYNTTLFASVNVHAAWIFKAMNIPLDNYHIITVHGIHKCCHPCPIQSPFR; the protein is encoded by the exons ATGTTTTCACTTGTAGTCACAGCAACCATTGCCATTGTCACCTTCGGTGGCA GGTTTCTGCTCATAAACGCATCACAGCAGGCGACGCCCGGACAGTTTACTTATCAGGCCTCTCTTCGCAAGGGGGACGATCAGTTTGTCTGCAGTGCTGTGATAATTCAATGTCAGTTACTTTTGACAGCAGCTCATTGCACCGTCGGAGAAGATCCAAACGAATTCCAGGTCGTCGTGGGAACAATCTTCTCGACTGGCACTGATGGAACAGCCTACAAGGTGGCTCGATTTATCGAGCACGACAATTACAATGCATCAACAAACGAGTTTGACATAGCGCTGATCAAAACATCTGTAATCATCGATTTCAACAGTTTCGTTCTCCCAGTTCCCATACCTCCTAATATTAATTATGATCACTTTCCGGGCGTTACCGTATCCGGCTGGAAACTGCTCAATGGTTCGATAGCAGAAAAACTGCAATACACCGAAATGAAAGTCAACTTGTTGACTGAGTCAACTGCAAATCAACCCTACCGTAACTACGTACAAACCGACGGAAGCTCATGTCCAATTGTTTCAAACGGTGAGCCACTGGTGAACAATGGATTTCTCGTTGGGATTGGTGGTGGATTGCCGTGTTCAATTTATAACACCACGTTGTTTGCTAGTGTTAATGTTCATGCAGCATGGATCTTTAAGGCTATGAACATACCATTGGATAAttatcatataataactgtGCATGGAATCCACAAATGCTGTCACCCTTGCCCCATACAGTCACCGTTTAGGTAA
- the LOC131693900 gene encoding uncharacterized protein LOC131693900: MQIEGGGHEIVSELALQELGVIIDDRLSFNHHVDYISEKSAKATNAIAIIMPNVGGPRSSTRRLLSAVSSSIARYGVIAWGAALKIKWNREQLNSAYRTISCVLSLGSSPRVMQMGIIPAITTIDTIGETPKS, translated from the coding sequence atgcagatcgaagGCGGAGGGCACGAGATTGTATCGGAACTTGCACTGCAGGAATTGGGAGtaataatcgacgaccggttgagcttcaatcACCACGTTGACTACATCagcgaaaagtcggcgaaggcaacgaacgcaatagcgataATTATGCCAAACGTTGGTGGTccgcgaagcagcacgagacgtctgctatctgctGTATCGTCATCGATAGCGCGATATGGGGTTATtgcttggggtgcggcgctgaaaatcAAGTGGAACCGTGAACAGTTGAACagtgcttacagaacaatatcgtgtGTGTTATCGCTGGGATCCTCccccagggtgatgcagatggggatcatcccggcgataactaCGATTGATACAATCGGAGAAACACCAAAATCGTGA